In one Flavobacteriales bacterium genomic region, the following are encoded:
- a CDS encoding HD domain-containing protein — MKILNDPIYGFITVPHPVLLRLIDHPWFQRLRYIKQLGLGHLVYPGALHTRFHHALGAMHLMGEAIATLRGKGHEITEEEALGARIAILLHDVGHGPFSHALEHSLVEGVGHEDVSALVMDALNTEFDGALDLGIRIFRDQYPKRFLHQLVSSQLDVDRIDYLNRDSFYTGVSEGVIGGERIIKMLQVVDPGSEAGASRLVVEEKAIYSIEKFLVARRLMYWQVYLHKTVVACEMMLVETLRRAKALALGGTPLFASPALLRFLSARHTRASFNDPAVLADFLKLDDHDIMGAVKVWGDHPDRVLSQLATDLVTRRNLRIRLQNIPWDDTRVAELRQQVTTQLGIPFADAAHFVLTGSIVNNAYDPAKDRIELLYKDGTLRDIAEASDNLGIQALARPVTKWYLAWPRWLAG, encoded by the coding sequence ATGAAGATCCTGAACGACCCCATCTACGGCTTCATCACCGTGCCGCATCCGGTGCTGCTGCGCCTGATCGACCATCCATGGTTCCAGCGCCTGCGCTACATCAAGCAGCTGGGGCTGGGGCACCTGGTGTATCCCGGGGCGCTGCACACCCGCTTCCATCATGCCCTGGGCGCCATGCACCTCATGGGCGAGGCCATCGCCACCCTGCGCGGCAAGGGCCACGAGATCACGGAGGAGGAGGCCCTGGGCGCGCGCATCGCCATCCTGCTGCACGATGTGGGGCACGGCCCCTTCAGCCATGCGCTGGAGCACAGCCTGGTGGAGGGCGTGGGCCACGAGGATGTGAGCGCGCTGGTGATGGACGCCCTCAACACCGAGTTCGATGGCGCGCTGGACCTCGGCATACGCATCTTCCGCGACCAATACCCCAAGCGCTTCCTGCACCAGCTCGTCAGCAGCCAGCTGGATGTGGACCGCATCGATTACCTGAACCGCGACAGCTTCTACACCGGCGTCAGCGAGGGGGTCATCGGCGGCGAGCGCATCATCAAGATGCTGCAGGTGGTGGACCCCGGCTCGGAGGCCGGGGCAAGCAGGCTGGTGGTGGAGGAGAAGGCCATCTACAGCATCGAGAAGTTCCTGGTGGCGCGGCGCCTCATGTACTGGCAGGTGTACCTGCACAAGACCGTGGTGGCCTGCGAAATGATGCTGGTGGAGACCCTGCGCCGCGCCAAGGCCTTGGCCCTCGGCGGCACACCGCTCTTCGCATCGCCCGCCCTGCTGCGCTTCCTCAGCGCCCGCCATACCCGCGCCAGCTTCAACGACCCCGCCGTGCTCGCCGACTTCCTGAAGCTGGACGACCACGACATCATGGGCGCCGTGAAGGTGTGGGGCGACCACCCGGACAGGGTGCTTTCGCAGCTCGCCACCGACCTGGTCACGCGGCGCAACCTCCGCATCCGGCTGCAGAACATTCCGTGGGACGACACGCGGGTGGCCGAGCTGCGCCAACAGGTGACCACCCAACTCGGCATTCCATTCGCCGATGCCGCGCACTTCGTCCTCACCGGCAGCATCGTCAACAACGCCTACGACCCCGCCAAGGACCGCATCGAGCTCCTCTACAAGGACGGCACCCTGCGCGACATCGCGGAGGCGAGCGATAACCTCGGCATCCAGGCGCTGGCGCGGCCGGTGACGAAGTGGTACCTGGCGTGGCCGCGGTGGCTTGCGGGATAG
- a CDS encoding fibronectin type III domain-containing protein, with translation MARVKLGLEGLPATGLVAKAQAMHDAVVANATIFPNPIPTPPEFQALIDELAAANAAVDANRGRKEYLERDNADAALRLGVKQWAGYVQMVSGGDATTIRLSTFEVVKRGSPVGELPPPTNLATRLTRTTGRAALVWDREEGTDTHHVYMSTSNDPFNWELIGVTSKSRYNVDNLEPGKFYWFAVTAIGAAGESSMSEPCRVMAAA, from the coding sequence ATGGCACGAGTGAAACTTGGCCTGGAAGGCCTCCCCGCCACGGGACTCGTGGCAAAAGCGCAGGCGATGCACGACGCGGTCGTGGCCAACGCCACCATCTTCCCCAACCCCATACCGACGCCGCCCGAGTTCCAGGCGCTCATCGACGAGCTGGCTGCGGCCAACGCGGCGGTGGACGCCAACCGGGGGCGCAAGGAATACCTGGAGCGGGACAACGCCGATGCGGCCCTGCGCCTTGGCGTGAAGCAGTGGGCAGGGTATGTGCAAATGGTGAGCGGCGGCGACGCCACCACCATCAGGCTGTCCACCTTCGAGGTGGTGAAGCGGGGCAGCCCCGTGGGCGAGCTGCCTCCGCCGACCAACCTGGCCACCCGCCTCACCAGAACGACCGGCCGCGCGGCCCTGGTGTGGGACCGCGAGGAGGGCACCGACACGCACCATGTGTACATGAGCACGAGCAACGACCCCTTCAACTGGGAGTTGATCGGGGTAACGAGCAAGAGCCGCTACAACGTGGACAACTTGGAGCCCGGCAAGTTCTACTGGTTCGCGGTCACCGCCATCGGCGCCGCCGGTGAGAGCAGCATGAGCGAGCCCTGCCGCGTGATGGCCGCCGCCTAA